A single window of Sphaerodactylus townsendi isolate TG3544 linkage group LG05, MPM_Stown_v2.3, whole genome shotgun sequence DNA harbors:
- the MLN gene encoding promotilin — protein MVPRKVTATLLLLYMVAMLAKQSEGFISFYGHGDFERMQERERNQGQKESLVLQKRSDTRGFAKLSEDEQQVIKLIAPVEIGIHLNSRQLEKYQDVLEELLAEILPDTQNAN, from the exons ATGGTTCCCAGGAAGGTGACAGCAACACTTCTGCTTCTatacatggtagccatgttggctAAACAGAGTGAAGGTTTCATCTCTTTCTACGGCCATGGAGACTTTGAAAGGATGCAG GAAAGAGAGAGGAACCAAGGGCAAAAGGAATCTCTGGTATTGCAGAAGCGATCAGACACACGAGGTTTTGCCAAGCTGTCAGAAGATGAACAACAAGTCATCAAG CTGATTGCCCCTGTAGAAATCGGAATACATCTGAACTCCAGACAGCTGGAAAAATACCAAGATGTCCTGGAGGAACTCCTAGCAGAGATATTGCCAGATACTCAGAATG CTAATTGA